CCCAGCCTCTCATCCCAGCGGCCATGCACCAGGCGACGAGAAGCACGAGGCATAGGCCCAGGCCAAGAAATGCCGCGCGATACGACACGGGCTCGTTCCGGTCCGGCGCCGGGGCTCCCCTGACGCGGCGATGGAACGCCATGCGCCACACCTCGCGCAGATACCCACGGGCGAGCCACATTCCGGCGACAGTGAGCGCAAGGAATGCTCCCGCGCCCTGATGGCCGGTGTAGGGCCACTGGCTCAGGCCGCCCGAAGTGGCGCCGGCGGAGATGCCGCTTGCTGCGCCATAGACTAACTCCAGCTTCTGCACCAGCCAGAAGAACCAGCAGCTGAAGGTGGTCTCAAGTGAAAGCAGGTACGCGATACCGAGGACGAAAGGATAGAACGAGATGGGCGTGAAGCCGATAGCGTTCCATGGTGGCCCGGCAAACAGATTCTGGATATCCGGCTGGTCGGCCGTCCGCGTCGGAAAGTACGGCACCGTCGGCATGTTGAGATGGATCGTATTCATTACATCAACACCGCACGCGATGGCGAATCCCAGCCACATCAGGCGACTGCGCATCAGGTCACCGTTATCCTTCATCACGGCAACCGGCACGCAGGCGGTAGGAAAAGCCAGCCTTTCGCGGTCGATCCAGTGCCGGCGCAGTATCACCACAATACAGAGTGATGCAAACGCGAGAACGACCAGAAAGCCAACCCAGGCGGTCATCTGCATGCGCCATTGCATCCACGGCACGCTTGCATTGCCGCTATAGAAGCCGCGTAGTGCAGCGTGATCCTTGAGCGCTATCCAGTTCGGAACGTATTGCCCGAACTGGTGCAGCCAGTTATTACTCGAATCGGCGTAGTAGAAAGCGGCGGTTATCGTTGGCACCACGAAATGAATGCCGCCGGAGGAGGAGATGACCGTGGAGACCGCGAGCATGGCGTAGATGACCAGAATCTCGGCCGGCGAAAACGCAAAGCGGCGCAGGAAGCGCGTCAGCAGAACATTTACGGCCACCAGCAGCAGCATCACATCGAATGCGCCGACGGGAATGCTGGTATTGGCAAGCGCCGTGTGACCGCGGTCGCCAAGCACAAGCTCTGCCCAGTGGATCCAGAGGTCGGTAAGCGCCGTGAGAATGAGGCCGAGCGTCAGAGAGCGGAAGGTAAGCCCGCTGAGCTTGCCGCGGACCGGCGGGGCTTCCCCGGGGGACGCTCGTGCGGTCGCCGGCTCAACAGCGGGTTGCGAGGCAGTCAACGACATACAGCGTCTTCAACATTCCGGGTTGCAATTCAAGCGCACCCGCGACAAAAGGCGATCCACGTGCGTATTGCAGCCGGCCGGGTCGTTTTCCTGCCTGCGTTGCAGAGATCGACCGCACAGCACACGTTTGAGCGGCAGCCGCGAGTCCGGCAGGTTGACGCGAGTGCCGGGTCCGGCCAACACGTCAAGCGCGGTGCGTTCCGGGACGAAAGCCCCAGTACGCACCGCGCTCGACATTCAAACGCCGAGTTCGACCCGACTTACCGCGCGATAGGCTCCATATTCGTGGGCTGCGACGTGGTTATGAAGCCGGTCGGAGCGGCCAGCAGGCCGTTGACGCTGTAGTACACAACCGCTCCGGTGGTCTTGTTGTGGAAGATTATGGCTGGCTGGAAGGTGTGGCTGATATCCAGGAAACCGACCAACTCCCACGGGTTGATGTTGATGCCGCCAACGAGCGTGCCCTGGCCAACGACCGAGGTACCGTTCATCAGCCAGTACACAACGCCGTTCGCCACCGTATCCTGGAAGATCAGGTCCGGATGGCCATCGCCATTCAGATCCTCGGCGGCAACCAGGTGCTTGGTGGTGGGGATGGTCTCGGGCAGCACGGTGGTTGCGCCGGGCGTGAAGCCGGTCATGGCCGTGTACTCCACCTGACCGGTGGACTGGTTCTGCCACAGCAGATCGAGGAAGCCATCGCCATTCACGTCGGCAAACGTTATTGGCTTCCATGCAGTGTTGCTGGAAGCGAATATCGTGCCGGTAGTGGTGGTGGTGATGCCGTTCATCTGCGCGTATTCGATGGCGCCGGTGGATGAGTTCCAGTAGATCAGGTCAGGCAACCCATCGCCATTGAGATCGACAGCCGAAAAGAGGTGGAATCCCGCCGGCAGTGTGGTCACAGCAGATGTCGAGAGTGTGGCCGCACCGTTCAGGAACCAGCAGGAAACTGCGCCGGTGCTGGTGTTCTCCCAGATCAGATCGGGATGGGTGTCGTGGTTGAAGTCATGGTCCCAGAACTGGGTCCGGAGCCGGAAGAGTGTGCCGGCTGAGGTGGAGTTCGGTCCGCCGGTGCGGGTTGTCCCATAGAAGTCGCCGTTTGCCGCCAGGGTCAGTGGACCGGCCGGCGCGCTGCCGTCGACGGCCGAACTGAAGTTATGAGAAACGGTAAGGCCGCCGGCGCTGTCGAGCCGGTAGATGGTCCCGCCGCCTGCCGAGCCACCGGCCGGCGTTGTGCCGTACAGGTAACCGTCCGGCGCCTGCGACAGGCCCATGTCGGGATTCATACCTTCCAGCCCTGATGACGCGAAGTCGTGGAAATCGCCGAAGAACAGCGTCGTCGTTACGCGGAACACAGTGCCGTTGCCGCCGCTGCCGCCCGCGGAGGTGGCGCCGTAGAGGTAGTGGTCGGCTGCTGCAAACAGCCCGGTAACCGGGTACTCACCATCCGTACCGGCGAACGAATGCACCAGGGTGAAGCTTCCACCGGAGGTGTTGATCCGGTAGACCGTTCCCAGGTTGTTTGTGCCGCCGAATTCGGTAGTCCCATACAACCTGCCATCGGACGCCAGCAGCAGATTGCCCTCCGGAAGACCTCCATCCGTGGTGGCGCCGGTAAAGCTGTGCAGTATCGTGATTCCACCTGCCACGGGTATCTCAAATATCGTGCCGTCGCCACTCGCTCCGCCTTCGGAAGTGGTGCCAAACAGGTTGCCGGTACCATCGGTGATGAGACCCGTTGGCGCTGCGCCTTTGGTGAAGTTGAATACGCCTGGTGTGGTGAACCCGCCGGCCGGTGTGAGCGCCCAGATTCCGCCGGCGCCGCTCAGGCCAAGTTCGCCCATTCCGAACTTGGTGCCGCTTGAGTTCAGCGCGATCCGACCAACCGGGTTGTAGAGAGCTCCGCCGGCGCTTGCGAAGGAGTACGGATACGTAAGAGCGCCCTGCTCCGACGTGTCGTAGAGAACACCTGAGTTCTG
This DNA window, taken from Armatimonadota bacterium, encodes the following:
- a CDS encoding VCBS repeat-containing protein yields the protein MMDSKRSAVTGYRRAGLALTTVAAVALAVLPTIALGQTLSTLHSFTQTFPTASVPVALTQATDGNFYGVSTAGGPGGLGTVFQVTGGTVNVLHTFGGFDGSSPDGQLLQARNGYLYGTTQTGGSDNDGVIFRISLSGTFQVLHNFTGGDGTGPQGALLQLTGGNIVGTAATGGANGQGVVFSMSPTGSYRVIYSFKTGATDGQNPSGGVVLANDLNLYGVTYSGGANGDGSIYSVSSAGTETLVHSFTGADGSNPGGTLLIDGGVMYGTAAFGGALGDGSFFSVTTGHTFTLLYSFGTVANDGFEPSGLVLGTNGKLYGVCGFGGTNGVGTLFSVTTAGVELPAVQFNEASSGFGAPNSDVGLCVATGGLMYGVAINGGTGNLGGVFNSDVNGAVTVVAQFAYNSTDGSAPSGALSLLSDGTLIGLTTGGGLQNSGVLYDTSEQGALTYPYSFASAGGALYNPVGRIALNSSGTKFGMGELGLSGAGGIWALTPAGGFTTPGVFNFTKGAAPTGLITDGTGNLFGTTSEGGASGDGTIFEIPVAGGITILHSFTGATTDGGLPEGNLLLASDGRLYGTTEFGGTNNLGTVYRINTSGGSFTLVHSFAGTDGEYPVTGLFAAADHYLYGATSAGGSGGNGTVFRVTTTLFFGDFHDFASSGLEGMNPDMGLSQAPDGYLYGTTPAGGSAGGGTIYRLDSAGGLTVSHNFSSAVDGSAPAGPLTLAANGDFYGTTRTGGPNSTSAGTLFRLRTQFWDHDFNHDTHPDLIWENTSTGAVSCWFLNGAATLSTSAVTTLPAGFHLFSAVDLNGDGLPDLIYWNSSTGAIEYAQMNGITTTTTGTIFASSNTAWKPITFADVNGDGFLDLLWQNQSTGQVEYTAMTGFTPGATTVLPETIPTTKHLVAAEDLNGDGHPDLIFQDTVANGVVYWLMNGTSVVGQGTLVGGININPWELVGFLDISHTFQPAIIFHNKTTGAVVYYSVNGLLAAPTGFITTSQPTNMEPIAR